One Aspergillus oryzae RIB40 DNA, chromosome 2 genomic window carries:
- a CDS encoding uncharacterized protein (predicted protein) codes for MDESAKPMTILWKRNEYRRYDVETDMTTRPAMVGPVKEQRTGRLVAYMSPRLLRTVAAETENAPQDDGRRSSGSPPRRLSGTGGRGAGVLGKTSEGCLGLQ; via the exons ATGGACGAGTCCGCCAAGCCGATGACCATCCTTTGGAAGCGAAATGAGTATCGGAGATATGATGTCGAGACGGATATGACTACTAGACCGGCCATGGTGGGCCCTGTGAAGGAACAGCGGACCGGGCGCCTTGTGGCTTACATGAGCCCGCGCTTACTACGCACAGTTGCGGCCGAGACGGAAAATGCACCCCAGGATGACGGGAGACGGAGCTCGGGCAGTCCTCCCCGTCGCTTGTCTGGGACTGGCGGTAGGGGGGCGGGTGTGTTGGGGAAAACGAGCGAAG GTTGCTTAGGCTTACAGTAA
- a CDS encoding fungal specific transcription factor domain-containing protein (predicted protein): protein MRVNYPRNLDDRDLDRYNPQYSRPLSQPTAMTYTLLRIQLADICRSAIDALPPPFSDWGEVNYDRFISLDQRFEAFIRSLPVFFRLDEASRHQSRDVEHQYPQIIVQRYILWSTLQGRRSKLNQPFLTRVSMNPRYQYSRKVCLQSARCVIELKALMDHDMASLASAHVRLATFLHNYFLATAVLVMDLCLNKEGGSSEDRRQEIVDACRVLQEAEATSPMASRFLKSLMDILQKYQIQVLPATTVPDVRPLSANTGASGVPDPNLSDRDLVNPNQILPSTYDPLENANIDDLWQNFINLDQNCSPGSWDHLFSALDSRIV from the coding sequence ATGCGCGTCAACTACCCGCGGAATCTCGATGATCGGGACCTCGATCGTTACAATCCGCAGTACAGTCGACCCCTATCGCAACCGACGGCGATGACTTACACGCTCCTACGCATCCAGTTGGCCGACATCTGCCGCAGCGCCATCGATGCGCTACCCCCGCCGTTTTCGGACTGGGGCGAGGTGAACTACGATCGGTTCATCTCGCTGGACCAGCGATTCGAAGCCTTCATCCGCAGTCTACCCGTCTTCTTCCGCCTCGACGAGGCCAGCCGCCATCAAAGCCGAGACGTCGAGCACCAGTACCCCCAGATCATCGTGCAGCGGTACATCCTCTGGTCGACCCTGCAGGGGCGCCGGTCGAAGTTAAATCAGCCGTTTCTCACGCGCGTGTCCATGAACCCACGCTATCAATACTCACGGAAGGTGTGCCTGCAGTCTGCGCGCTGCGTGATTGAGCTCAAGGCCCTCATGGATCATGACATGGCCTCGCTCGCCTCAGCCCATGTGCGGCTGGCCACCTTCCTCCACAACTACTTCCTGGCCACCGCGGTGCTGGTCATGGATCTGTGCCTCAATAAGGAGGGGGGAAGCAGCGAAGACCGCCGCCAGGAGATCGTCGACGCGTGTCGAGTCCTGCAGGAGGCCGAGGCGACGTCGCCCATGGCGAGCCGGTTTTTGAAGTCCCTCATGGATATATTGCAGAAATATCAAATCCAAGTCCTACCGGCCACCACGGTTCCGGATGTGCGACCACTGTCGGCCAACACCGGTGCCAGTGGCGTGCCTGATCCGAATCTGTCGGACAGGGACCTGGTGAACCCCAATCAGATTTTGCCAAGCACATACGATCCGTTGGAAAATGCGAACATTGATGATTTATGGCAGAACTTCATCAATCTGGATCAGAACTGCAGCCCGGGCAGCTGGGACCATTTGTTTTCGGCCTTGGACAGCAGAATTGTTTGA
- a CDS encoding fungal specific transcription factor domain-containing protein (predicted protein) translates to MSNGVSVRVLAVQQALETEFSLVEASGNPSSVGSCVARVWLPPKNEATWLLKRYAEDVTYLHHILHLPSVRQQMEDLYKQLSLGLRIEPCHVALILSIFASTAYTLTPLTGGDAVFTNEQTAVKCAFLWSKMALDVLEHSSRSTPGSIEDIQATIILSFVIFNFEGFTMRFRALSASALTMARDLSLHRLDARPDRLPGPHAPLDSDIGREIKRRVWWHMVSTDW, encoded by the coding sequence ATGTCTAATGGCGTATCCGTCCGCGTACTCGCGGTCCAGCAGGCGTTAGAAACCGAGTTTTCACTGGTTGAGGCGTCCGGTAATCCCTCGTCCGTGGGCAGCTGTGTCGCCAGGGTGTGGTTGCCACCGAAGAATGAGGCAACCTGGCTGCTAAAGCGCTACGCTGAAGATGTAACCTATCTACACcacatccttcatctcccaTCGGTGCGCcagcagatggaggatcTGTACAAACAACTATCCCTGGGGTTACGGATAGAGCCCTGCCATGTCGCATTGATTCTTAGTATTTTTGCCAGCACGGCCTACACGCTCACCCCTCTTACCGGCGGGGACGCGGTTTTTACCAACGAGCAAACAGCCGTCAAGTGTGCCTTCCTGTGGAGTAAGATGGCGTTGGATGTGCTGGAGCACTCCAGCCGCAGCACCCCCGGCTCAATCGAAGATATTCAGGCGACAatcattctttcctttgtcattTTCAACTTCGAGGGCTTCACCATGCGCTTCCGCGCGCTCAGCGCCAGCGCCCTAACCATGGCCCGCGATTTGTCTCTCCATCGCTTGGACGCGCGCCCGGACCGACTGCCCGGCCCCCACGCACCACTGGATAGTGACATAGGGCGGGAGATCAAACGCAGGGTGTGGTGGCATATGGTCTCGACTGACTGGTGA
- a CDS encoding Zn(II)2Cys6 transcription factor domain-containing protein (predicted protein) — protein MQRRRRRQLPVSCQLCRSMKLKCSRDQPCSNCVSRGVTCERAYRMEPTTSSIASPITTSPVQAQTTYLQPGWPANPSAGTGTGSNTEILSRLQRLEDIILRTHGAAAPRPSTEPSYISEGEGDSKWLEGVGTRDTSVVSL, from the coding sequence ATGCAGCGACGACGTCGGAGGCAGCTTCCGGTCTCGTGTCAGCTCTGCCGGTCCATGAAGTTGAAATGTAGTCGCGACCAGCCCTGCTCTAACTGCGTCAGCCGCGGGGTCACCTGTGAGCGCGCATATCGGATGGAGCCGACCACCTCGTCCATCGCGTCTCCAATCACCACCAGCCCTGTGCAAGCGCAGACAACGTACTTGCAGCCGGGCTGGCCCGCCAATCCCAGTGCGGGCACTGGCACCGGCAGCAATACCGAGATCCTGTCGCGTCTACAGCGGCTGGAAGACATCATTCTTCGCACCCACGGTGCCGCTGCTCCGCGTCCCTCTACGGAGCCCTCATACATTTCCGAGGGCGAGGGGGACTCGAAATGGCTGGAAGGGGTCGGGACCCGTGACACTTCCGTGGTGAGTCTCTGA